A region of Thermorudis peleae DNA encodes the following proteins:
- a CDS encoding glycosyltransferase: MRVALVHDYLNQYGGAERVLEALHTLFPDAPVYTSLYDPIALPAHYQTWDIRTTFIQHLPGAPRRHQPYLALYPFAFGRLKLTGYDVILSSSSAFAKGVPKPPGALHICYCHSPMRFAWNFAHYAAREQLSPLARRLLPPLMAWLRRWDVRTARALDAIIANSSAVAERIRRYWGREATVIFPPVDVERAQPAPPSEIEDYFLIVSRLVPYKRLDLAIAACNALGLRLKVVGDGRDRTRLQAQAGPTVEFLGTVSDEEKFALYARCRAAIFPAEDDFGIAQVEVQAAGRPAIALARGGACDTVIDGVTGVLFAEQTVDGLIAALQRFEHLTFSPETIVAHARRFSRDRFLGEIRTFIESVRAERGARAHAAALVS; encoded by the coding sequence GTGCGAGTTGCACTTGTTCATGACTACCTCAATCAATATGGCGGTGCGGAGCGCGTGCTGGAAGCGCTCCACACCCTCTTCCCTGACGCACCGGTTTATACGTCGCTCTATGATCCCATCGCCCTCCCAGCACACTACCAGACGTGGGACATCCGCACGACGTTTATCCAGCACTTGCCCGGCGCTCCCAGGCGTCACCAGCCCTATCTCGCCCTCTATCCATTCGCCTTTGGACGGCTCAAGCTTACTGGCTATGACGTGATCCTGAGCTCGTCAAGCGCGTTCGCCAAGGGAGTGCCGAAGCCGCCGGGTGCGCTCCACATCTGCTATTGCCACAGCCCGATGCGCTTTGCCTGGAACTTTGCGCACTACGCCGCCCGCGAGCAGCTTAGTCCGCTGGCTCGACGGCTACTTCCACCGCTCATGGCCTGGCTGCGCCGCTGGGACGTGCGTACTGCCCGCGCGCTGGATGCCATCATCGCCAACTCCAGCGCAGTCGCTGAGCGGATTCGCCGCTACTGGGGGCGCGAGGCGACCGTGATCTTCCCGCCCGTTGATGTTGAGCGAGCACAGCCCGCACCACCCAGCGAGATCGAGGACTATTTCCTCATCGTCTCGCGCCTTGTTCCCTACAAGCGCCTCGATCTTGCTATCGCCGCCTGCAACGCCCTTGGCCTACGACTGAAAGTCGTTGGCGATGGCCGCGACCGAACGAGACTGCAGGCTCAGGCCGGTCCCACTGTTGAGTTTCTGGGTACGGTCTCCGATGAGGAGAAGTTTGCGCTCTATGCCCGCTGCCGCGCGGCGATTTTTCCGGCCGAAGATGACTTCGGCATCGCTCAAGTCGAAGTCCAAGCAGCTGGGCGGCCAGCGATTGCACTGGCCCGCGGCGGGGCGTGCGACACCGTGATCGACGGCGTAACTGGAGTGCTCTTCGCTGAGCAGACGGTCGACGGGTTGATTGCTGCGTTGCAGCGCTTCGAGCATCTCACGTTCTCGCCTGAGACCATCGTGGCGCACGCGCGCCGCTTCAGCCGAGATCGTTTCCTCGGCGAAATACGGACGTTCATCGAATCAGTTCGTGCCGAGCGCGGCGCTCGGGCGCACGCGGCCGCGCTGGTGTCATAG